The genomic stretch ATCCGCCGGGGCGTTTGCCGCTCACGTCACCGGCGCTGCCCTGCTTGTACAGCGCGTACAGCCTGAGCAGCACGTCGTTGCCGGGTTTGCTGGAGAGGGCCTGCACGTCCTGCTGCGCCTGTTCGAAAGGAGTTGCCATGCACAAATTGTACCCGGTTT from Deinococcus seoulensis encodes the following:
- a CDS encoding acyl-CoA-binding protein yields the protein MATPFEQAQQDVQALSSKPGNDVLLRLYALYKQGSAGDVSGKRPGGFDFVGGAKYDAWAALQGTSQDDAQAQYVALVESLKAKG